The following DNA comes from Novosphingobium sp. PP1Y.
ATGCTGCGCCCCGGCGCGCGCGTATGCCCCGAAGGCCGCCCCGGCATGCTGCCGGTGGGCGACGCCTTTCTCGGCCGTGCCGTCGATGGCGAAGGCCTGCCGATCGACGGCGGCCTGCCGATCCATACCCGCACCGAATGGCCCGCGGGCGGCGTGCGCACTTCGGCGCTCGATCGCAGCCCGGTGCGCGAATGCTTCGACACCGGTGTGCGCTCACTCAACGCGCTCACCACTTTCGGCATCGGCCAGCGCATCGGCGTCATGGCCGGATCGGGCGTCGGCAAATCCGTGCTGATCGACATGATCGCGCGCGGCGCAACCGCGGACGTGATCATCGTCGGCCTGATCGGCGAGCGCGCCCGCGAGGTTTCCGATTTCGTCGAGCGGCACATGAACGCCGAGAAAAAGGACAAGACCGTGGTCGTCGCCGTACCGGCCGACCACGCGCCGAACCTGCGCCTGCGTGGCGCTATGCTCGCCACTTCGATGGCCGAGTACTTCCGCTCGCGGGGCAAGCGCGTCCTGCTCATTCTCGACAGCCTGACCCGCGTGGCCCACGCCGCGCGCGAAATCGGCCTGCTGCTCGGCGAGCCCGGCGCAGCGCGCGGCTATCCGCCATCCGCTCTCGCCACGATTACCAAGCTCGTCGAACGCGCCGGCAACTCGGCCGCCAGCATGGGCTCGATCACCGGGCTCTACACGGTGCTGGCAGACGGCGACAACCAGGACGACCCGGTGGTCGACACCGCGCGCTCGATCCTCGACGGTCACATCGTGCTCTCGCGCGATCTCGCCCAGCGCGGGCAATATCCGGCGGTCGACATCGCCGCCTCGCTCAGCCGCGTGATGAACGACATCGTCTCGCCAGAGCACCAGCAACTGGCCCGCCAGTTCCGCGCGCTTATCGCCAGCTACGAGGCCAACCGCGACCTCGTGCTGATGGGCGCCTACCGTGCCGGAGCCGACCCGCAGCTCGACAAGGCGATCGCGATGCACGAGTTGCTGACCGCCTTCCTGTGCCAGCAGGCCGGTGAAGTGATCGACCTGCCC
Coding sequences within:
- a CDS encoding FliI/YscN family ATPase, which codes for MLKLWDPILTDLAAEPVDLTPRRFGLVTACDGGLLEVSGLSVPVGAMCRVGHGRGKTLSAEVIGFRNGKTMMMLLGDTIMLRPGARVCPEGRPGMLPVGDAFLGRAVDGEGLPIDGGLPIHTRTEWPAGGVRTSALDRSPVRECFDTGVRSLNALTTFGIGQRIGVMAGSGVGKSVLIDMIARGATADVIIVGLIGERAREVSDFVERHMNAEKKDKTVVVAVPADHAPNLRLRGAMLATSMAEYFRSRGKRVLLILDSLTRVAHAAREIGLLLGEPGAARGYPPSALATITKLVERAGNSAASMGSITGLYTVLADGDNQDDPVVDTARSILDGHIVLSRDLAQRGQYPAVDIAASLSRVMNDIVSPEHQQLARQFRALIASYEANRDLVLMGAYRAGADPQLDKAIAMHELLTAFLCQQAGEVIDLPDSGAQLAALLG